One stretch of Thalassovita sp. DNA includes these proteins:
- a CDS encoding Arc family DNA-binding protein has product MPEQSSQNQDKFIVRLPDGLRDRIRLAAEANHRSMNAEVVALLEEKYPAPVPEKLDDPAARLLFWLAKRIRRRNPKPGTPRDKQAALYERIAGDIAERMKDIGE; this is encoded by the coding sequence ATGCCAGAACAAAGCTCTCAAAATCAGGATAAATTCATCGTGCGGCTGCCAGACGGCCTGCGCGATCGTATTCGCCTCGCAGCCGAGGCCAACCACCGCAGTATGAATGCTGAGGTCGTTGCCCTACTCGAAGAAAAATATCCGGCCCCAGTGCCGGAAAAACTGGACGACCCCGCCGCGCGGCTTCTGTTTTGGCTAGCGAAACGCATCCGCCGGAGGAATCCGAAGCCTGGGACACCTAGGGACAAACAAGCCGCCCTGTATGAGCGCATTGCGGGCGATATCGCGGAACGTATGAAGGACATCGGCGAATAG
- a CDS encoding Arc family DNA-binding protein — protein MQLRLPQELKEWIKTESDRNGNSQNSEVIRAIRAAKDRRSTCGANGNINMDQGDSARC, from the coding sequence ATGCAGCTTCGGCTTCCGCAAGAGCTCAAGGAGTGGATCAAAACGGAGTCCGATCGCAATGGAAACTCCCAAAATTCAGAAGTGATCCGCGCCATTCGCGCGGCGAAAGACAGACGTTCTACGTGCGGAGCAAATGGAAATATCAATATGGATCAAGGTGATAGTGCGCGTTGTTAA
- a CDS encoding site-specific integrase yields the protein MTRKSLPKYVYNDRGYLRFIRRSRGISVMMHEEAGTPEFWDHYNRLLKGKPAPAPVKRNFEALILSYYESDAYKKLKPRTRSDYRRYISHIREIWADKDPARIETHHIYELHRANADHWRQANYLVQVMVVLMNHARLIGFIKKEHGNPAKGIPLFKQQSDGWEPWPDDVREEFEALASKRARLVYELCIGTGQRIGDVVKMKWEHFSDEGFDFTQGKTDKPLWIPLTDRLKTHLEGIARTDGTVVIDAKGRSVSYRIVAEEMRAIKKKMKHEKASYYKTHGLRKNATIELYLAGCDDEMVKAVTGHSGVEMLKKYGGPIRQRELAKRAQEARNQMERSKTET from the coding sequence ATGACCCGCAAGAGCCTGCCAAAATACGTCTATAATGACAGGGGGTATCTCCGGTTCATCCGGCGTTCACGCGGTATCTCGGTCATGATGCACGAGGAAGCGGGAACGCCGGAATTTTGGGATCATTACAATCGTCTGCTGAAGGGAAAACCAGCGCCAGCGCCAGTGAAGCGCAATTTTGAGGCGTTGATTCTCAGCTACTACGAGAGCGACGCCTACAAGAAGCTGAAGCCTCGGACGCGATCCGACTATCGGCGGTATATCAGCCACATTCGTGAGATCTGGGCCGACAAAGACCCGGCGAGGATCGAAACCCATCACATCTACGAATTGCACCGCGCTAATGCGGATCACTGGCGGCAAGCCAACTATCTTGTCCAGGTCATGGTCGTCTTGATGAACCACGCTCGGTTGATCGGTTTCATCAAGAAGGAGCACGGCAATCCGGCGAAGGGCATTCCGCTCTTCAAGCAGCAGAGCGATGGCTGGGAGCCTTGGCCAGATGATGTTCGTGAAGAGTTCGAAGCGCTGGCTTCAAAGCGGGCGCGACTGGTCTATGAGCTTTGCATTGGTACAGGCCAGCGCATTGGCGATGTTGTGAAGATGAAGTGGGAACACTTTTCCGATGAAGGTTTCGATTTCACGCAGGGCAAAACCGACAAGCCGCTGTGGATCCCGCTCACCGACCGCCTGAAAACCCATCTGGAAGGTATCGCGCGAACAGACGGCACTGTTGTGATCGACGCAAAGGGTAGATCTGTTAGCTACCGTATCGTTGCCGAGGAAATGCGTGCCATCAAAAAGAAGATGAAGCACGAGAAGGCGAGCTACTACAAAACCCACGGGCTCAGGAAAAACGCGACGATCGAGCTGTATCTGGCTGGATGTGATGACGAGATGGTCAAAGCCGTCACCGGCCATTCAGGCGTCGAGATGCTGAAAAAGTACGGTGGGCCGATCCGGCAAAGAGAGCTCGCCAAGCGCGCGCAAGAGGCAAGAAATCAAATGGAACGAAGCAAGACCGAAACGTGA
- a CDS encoding LysR family transcriptional regulator, whose amino-acid sequence MDRLSLLDTLVTALDEGSLNRAAKRREMTQSAVSQQIAQLEALLGQQLLLRTPRGVKATRAGDLVASHARRLLSGYDHLRADLAGLDQSLSGTFRISVSTFLGRMVVGPALLDLDQAHPDLTFVMRTEDRFVDVIRENYDLAIRSGRLGDTDGYARKIAELEAVLVATPDYLDQVGRPKKPADMHRLKLILRNEEHEAPYMALFRNGAEHQAPIRVGFTADDPDLILRAVLNGSGYTRVPKILIADALQSGALEVILPDYPPAPKEIFAVYPSRHASGRRLPVVLNTIQSRLNDLPKEIPTDPPPAPAPPRPP is encoded by the coding sequence TTGGACCGCCTCAGCCTGCTTGACACCCTTGTGACCGCCCTGGATGAGGGCAGCCTCAACCGCGCTGCCAAACGGCGTGAAATGACACAATCCGCCGTCAGCCAGCAGATCGCCCAGCTTGAGGCACTGTTGGGCCAGCAATTGCTGCTGCGCACACCCCGTGGGGTCAAGGCCACCCGCGCCGGGGATCTGGTTGCCAGCCACGCTCGGCGCCTGCTGTCAGGCTATGACCACCTGCGCGCCGATCTGGCCGGGTTGGATCAATCCCTAAGCGGCACGTTTCGCATCAGCGTCAGCACCTTTCTGGGGCGCATGGTGGTGGGCCCCGCGCTGCTGGATCTGGACCAGGCCCACCCTGACCTGACCTTTGTGATGCGGACTGAGGACCGTTTTGTTGACGTGATCCGGGAAAACTATGATCTGGCGATCCGCAGCGGCCGCCTGGGTGACACCGACGGCTACGCCCGCAAGATCGCTGAGCTGGAGGCGGTTCTGGTCGCCACACCAGACTATCTGGATCAGGTCGGCAGACCCAAGAAACCGGCAGATATGCATCGGCTGAAACTGATCCTGCGCAACGAGGAACATGAGGCACCCTATATGGCGCTGTTTCGCAATGGCGCGGAGCATCAGGCGCCGATCCGGGTCGGCTTCACCGCGGATGATCCTGACCTGATCCTGCGCGCGGTGCTCAACGGATCGGGCTACACCCGGGTGCCAAAAATCCTGATCGCGGATGCGCTGCAAAGCGGCGCGCTGGAGGTGATCCTGCCGGACTACCCCCCTGCCCCGAAAGAGATTTTTGCCGTCTACCCGTCGCGCCACGCCAGCGGCCGCCGCCTACCTGTTGTGCTGAACACCATCCAGTCGCGCCTGAATGATCTGCCCAAAGAGATCCCCACCGACCCACCACCCGCGCCCGCCCCGCCCCGCCCGCCGTGA
- a CDS encoding MBL fold metallo-hydrolase — translation MTFSRRTVMQMLVGATAGVASLGMPRAALATSGAAGQPAGIYRFRLGEAKVTALLDGHIAIAPELVVGMDPARADQTLMAAGYPKGFQGLQIPVNGYLVEMNGRKTLIDAGAAATMGPGGGGLLPALAALGVTPAEIDEVLLTHLHLDHVAGVVDGSGAAMFPNAELVVAQSEWDFWHDEAVFASVPEENRGFFHIARNSVAPYADRMRFFTGEEEVSNGILSVPMPGHTPGHAGFQLNSGDDSLLIWGDLIHMTTLQMAHPEWTVVFDGDPALTVESRKRFLDRAAADNLLVAGMHLDFPGLGRVQRAGEAYHFQQAPWQALL, via the coding sequence ATGACTTTTTCACGCAGAACAGTGATGCAGATGTTGGTGGGGGCGACGGCTGGGGTCGCGTCCCTTGGCATGCCGCGGGCGGCTTTGGCCACCTCAGGGGCTGCGGGGCAGCCAGCGGGGATCTACCGGTTTCGGCTGGGGGAGGCCAAGGTGACGGCGCTGCTGGATGGCCATATCGCGATTGCCCCCGAGTTGGTGGTTGGCATGGATCCAGCGCGGGCTGATCAAACGCTGATGGCGGCGGGCTATCCCAAAGGGTTCCAGGGGCTGCAGATCCCGGTCAACGGCTATCTGGTTGAGATGAACGGGCGCAAAACCCTGATAGATGCCGGTGCGGCGGCGACGATGGGCCCGGGCGGCGGCGGGCTGCTGCCGGCACTGGCCGCGCTGGGCGTGACGCCGGCTGAGATTGATGAGGTGCTGCTGACCCACCTGCATTTGGATCATGTGGCAGGCGTTGTGGATGGCAGTGGTGCGGCCATGTTCCCCAATGCGGAACTGGTTGTGGCGCAGTCCGAATGGGATTTCTGGCATGATGAGGCTGTTTTTGCCTCGGTGCCTGAGGAAAATCGCGGTTTCTTCCATATCGCGCGGAACTCAGTTGCGCCTTACGCGGATCGCATGCGGTTCTTCACCGGGGAAGAAGAGGTTTCAAACGGGATCCTATCGGTGCCGATGCCGGGCCACACGCCGGGCCATGCCGGGTTCCAGCTGAACTCAGGCGATGACAGCCTGTTGATCTGGGGCGATCTGATCCACATGACCACGCTGCAGATGGCCCATCCTGAATGGACGGTGGTGTTTGACGGTGATCCGGCGCTGACGGTTGAGAGCCGCAAGCGGTTTCTGGACCGGGCTGCAGCGGACAATCTGCTGGTGGCGGGCATGCATCTGGACTTCCCCGGATTGGGCCGGGTGCAGCGCGCGGGTGAGGCCTATCATTTCCAGCAGGCCCCTTGGCAGGCCCTGTTGTGA
- a CDS encoding protein-L-isoaspartate O-methyltransferase, translated as MTDFTARRTMMVDTQIRPSDVTKFPIIQAMLSVPREDFVPADKIESAYVEENVDLGGSRVVLEPRTLAKMLDALDIQADELVLDLGCGLGYSSAVMARMAEAVVAVEDDEARADEAQAALSRAGADNVAVHVGALAEGAAKHGPYDVVVLQGAAEHLPEAIIDQVKEGGRIAALLVEGALGTVKIGYKIDGVMSWRFAFNAGAPVLPGFERHQAFTL; from the coding sequence ATGACAGACTTTACCGCGCGCCGCACCATGATGGTGGACACACAGATCCGCCCGTCAGATGTGACCAAATTCCCGATCATCCAAGCGATGCTTTCTGTGCCGCGTGAAGATTTTGTTCCTGCCGACAAGATTGAGTCCGCCTATGTTGAGGAAAACGTCGATCTGGGCGGCTCTCGGGTGGTGCTGGAACCGCGCACCCTGGCCAAGATGCTGGACGCGCTGGACATTCAGGCGGATGAGCTGGTGCTCGATCTGGGCTGTGGGCTGGGCTATTCCTCGGCTGTGATGGCCCGTATGGCCGAAGCTGTCGTCGCCGTCGAAGATGACGAAGCCCGCGCTGATGAGGCGCAGGCTGCCCTGTCACGTGCAGGTGCTGACAATGTTGCGGTGCATGTTGGTGCGCTGGCAGAAGGGGCGGCAAAACACGGGCCCTATGATGTGGTTGTGCTGCAGGGTGCTGCCGAACATCTGCCCGAGGCGATCATCGATCAGGTAAAAGAGGGTGGCCGGATTGCCGCGCTGCTGGTCGAAGGTGCGCTGGGCACAGTTAAAATCGGATATAAGATTGACGGTGTGATGTCGTGGCGGTTTGCTTTCAATGCAGGGGCGCCCGTGCTGCCCGGCTTTGAACGCCACCAGGCCTTCACATTGTGA
- a CDS encoding TolC family outer membrane protein: protein MKRAWIKSKQAAQVAVLTVTTALGGTVAGVATADTLAGALSDAYKNSGLLEQNRAVLRAADEDVAQAVAALRPVLSWAWDVTRQFGTQQSAQTGNVAAGFNNSATTLRLSASLMLYDFGSSKGQIDIAKESVLATRQALVSVEQNVLLQAVDAYTRVRTGAETLALRQNNVRVITEELRAAKDRFDVGEVTRTDVAQAEARLAQARASLAQAQGDLVAAQEYFLAAVGRKAGNLASPTRAPISAKNAGEAKAIAQRNHPDVLRAKHEVAAADLGVAVAEASLKPTVNLTGSYGLTENFDSSDYSRAGSIGVQASGPIYAGGRLASVVRQAIQRRDAARSALHLTTISVAQDAGTAFANLQVARAAREAGDRQVRFAQVAFDGVREEASLGARTTLDVLNAEQELLNAKANLITSVANEYLASYSLLANMGLLTADNLRLNVPRYDPAEYYKQVNKAPAAVSAQGRQLDKMLRRIGKE, encoded by the coding sequence ATGAAACGCGCGTGGATCAAATCCAAACAGGCGGCCCAGGTCGCGGTATTGACGGTGACAACGGCCCTTGGTGGAACGGTGGCCGGGGTGGCTACGGCGGATACATTGGCCGGTGCCCTGTCGGATGCCTATAAGAATTCAGGCCTTTTGGAACAGAACCGCGCCGTGCTGCGCGCGGCTGATGAAGATGTGGCACAGGCCGTCGCCGCCTTGCGCCCGGTGCTCAGCTGGGCGTGGGATGTGACCCGCCAGTTCGGCACGCAGCAATCTGCACAGACCGGCAATGTGGCGGCGGGTTTCAATAACTCTGCGACGACATTGAGGCTGTCTGCGTCGCTGATGCTTTATGATTTCGGGTCCAGCAAAGGGCAGATCGATATTGCAAAGGAATCGGTGCTGGCAACCCGTCAGGCGTTGGTGTCGGTCGAACAGAACGTGCTGCTGCAGGCGGTGGATGCCTACACCCGTGTGCGCACCGGGGCGGAAACGCTGGCGCTGCGTCAAAACAACGTGCGTGTGATCACCGAAGAACTGCGCGCGGCCAAGGACCGGTTTGATGTGGGTGAAGTGACTCGCACCGACGTCGCCCAGGCTGAGGCCCGCTTGGCACAGGCCCGTGCGTCGCTGGCGCAGGCACAGGGCGATCTGGTTGCCGCGCAGGAGTATTTCCTGGCAGCCGTAGGCCGCAAAGCCGGCAACCTGGCCAGCCCGACCCGCGCCCCGATTTCAGCCAAGAACGCCGGTGAAGCCAAAGCGATTGCGCAGCGCAATCACCCTGATGTTCTGCGCGCCAAACATGAGGTGGCCGCCGCAGATCTGGGCGTTGCGGTTGCTGAGGCTTCGTTGAAGCCCACCGTGAACCTCACCGGTAGCTACGGTCTGACCGAAAACTTCGATTCCAGCGACTACAGCCGCGCAGGCTCCATCGGTGTTCAGGCCTCCGGCCCGATCTACGCGGGTGGCCGTCTGGCCTCGGTCGTGCGTCAGGCCATTCAGCGCCGGGATGCGGCCCGCTCGGCATTGCACCTGACGACCATTTCGGTGGCGCAGGATGCTGGCACCGCCTTTGCCAACCTGCAGGTGGCCCGCGCCGCACGTGAGGCGGGCGATCGTCAGGTGCGTTTCGCGCAGGTCGCCTTTGACGGTGTCCGTGAAGAGGCCTCTCTGGGCGCGCGCACCACGCTGGACGTGCTGAACGCGGAACAGGAACTCTTGAACGCCAAGGCCAACCTGATCACTTCGGTGGCAAATGAATACCTGGCCTCCTATTCGTTGCTGGCGAACATGGGGCTGCTTACCGCTGACAATCTGCGCCTGAACGTGCCGCGTTATGATCCGGCTGAGTACTACAAGCAGGTGAACAAAGCCCCCGCCGCGGTCAGCGCTCAGGGGCGTCAGCTGGACAAAATGCTGCGCCGGATCGGAAAAGAGTAA